Proteins encoded in a region of the Chelonoidis abingdonii isolate Lonesome George chromosome 2, CheloAbing_2.0, whole genome shotgun sequence genome:
- the PLAG1 gene encoding zinc finger protein PLAG1 isoform X2: MATHSPEKTHKCNYCEKMFHRKDHLKNHLHTHNPNKEAFKCEECGKNYNTKLGFKRHLALHAATSGDLTCKVCLQTFESTGVLLEHLKTHAGKSSGGVKEKKHQCEHCDRRFYTRKDVRRHMVVHTGRKDFLCQYCAQRFGRKDHLTRHMKKSHNQELLKVKTEPMDLLDPFTCNVSVPIKDELLPVMSLPSSELTSKPFTNTLQLNLYNTQIQSMQSSASAHQMVTTSLPLGMPCPIDMESVHPSHQLSLKYPLSSTSYAISMSEKEQPLKGEIESYLMELQSGIPSSSQDSQASSSKLGLDPQVGPLDDGSGEVSLSKSSVSISESLNTQPLDFSQLFSFIPVNGPPYNPSVSVGNLGMSYTQEEAHSSMAQLPPQTQDPHDPSNSIGLGSLHSLSAAFASSLSTTTTLPRFHQAFQ; this comes from the coding sequence ATGGCTACTCATTCTCCTGAGAAAACCCACAAGTGTAATTATTGTGAGAAAATGTTTCACCGAAAAGATCACCTAAAGAATCACCTACATACACACAATCCCAACAAAGAGGCCTTTAAGTGTGAAGAATGTGGAAAGAACTACAATACCAAGCTTGGGTTTAAGCGTCACCTGGCTTTGCATGCTGCAACAAGCGGTGACCTCACCTGTAAGGTATGTTTGCAGACATTTGAAAGCACGGGAGTGCTGCTGGAGCACCTAAAAACTCATGCAGGCAAGTCTTCGGGTGGAGTAAAGGAgaaaaagcaccagtgtgaacactGTGATCGTCGGTTCTACACCCGAAAAGATGTCCGTAGACACATGGTAGTGCACACTGGAAGAAAGGACTTCCTCTGTCAGTACTGTGCACAGAGGTTCGGGCGGAAAGATCACCTAACACGCCATATGAAGAAAAGTCACAACCAAGAACTTTTGAAGGTCAAAACAGAGCCAATGGACCTTCTAGATCCCTTTACCTGCAATGTTTCTGTGCCTATAAAGGATGAGCTGCTTCCAGTGATGTCTTTACCTTCCAGTGAGCTGACATCAAAGCCATTTACAAACACTTTGCAATTGAATCTCTACAACACTCAAATTCAGTCCATGCAGAGTTCTGCGTCTGCACACCAAATGGTCACCACATCATTACCCTTGGGAATGCCTTGTCCAATAGATATGGAGTCTGTCCACCCATCTCACCAGCTATCTTTGAAATATCCACTCAGTTCTACCTCATATGCAATTTCTATGTCTGAAAAAGAACAGCCATTGAAAGGGGAAATTGAAAGTTACTTAATGGAGTTGCAAAGTGGTATTCCTTCTTCATCACAGGATTCTCAAGCATCCTCATCTAAATTAGGGTTGGATCCTCAAGTAGGGCCACTAGATGATGGATCTGGGGAGGTTTCCCTTTCTAAAAGCTCTGTTTCCATTAGTGAATCTCTAAATACTCAACCGTTGGACTTTTCTCAGTTGTTCAGCTTCATACCAGTAAATGGCCCTCCTTATAACCCTTCTGTTTCAGTGGGAAATCTTGGAATGAGTTATACACAGGAGGAGGCACATTCTTCAATGGCTCAACTTCCACCACAAACACAGGATCCTCACGATCCTAGCAATAGTATAGGTCTTGGGTCCCTGCACTCATTGTCAGCAGCTTTCGCAAGTAGTCTAAGCACAACCACCACCCTACCACGTTTTCATCAAGCTTTCCAATAG
- the PLAG1 gene encoding zinc finger protein PLAG1 isoform X1 has product MATVIPGDLSEVRDTQKVPSGKRKRGETKPRKNFPCQLCDKAFNSVEKLKVHSYSHTGERPYKCTQQDCTKAFVSKYKLLRHMATHSPEKTHKCNYCEKMFHRKDHLKNHLHTHNPNKEAFKCEECGKNYNTKLGFKRHLALHAATSGDLTCKVCLQTFESTGVLLEHLKTHAGKSSGGVKEKKHQCEHCDRRFYTRKDVRRHMVVHTGRKDFLCQYCAQRFGRKDHLTRHMKKSHNQELLKVKTEPMDLLDPFTCNVSVPIKDELLPVMSLPSSELTSKPFTNTLQLNLYNTQIQSMQSSASAHQMVTTSLPLGMPCPIDMESVHPSHQLSLKYPLSSTSYAISMSEKEQPLKGEIESYLMELQSGIPSSSQDSQASSSKLGLDPQVGPLDDGSGEVSLSKSSVSISESLNTQPLDFSQLFSFIPVNGPPYNPSVSVGNLGMSYTQEEAHSSMAQLPPQTQDPHDPSNSIGLGSLHSLSAAFASSLSTTTTLPRFHQAFQ; this is encoded by the exons ATGGCCACTGTCATTCCTGGTGATTTGTCAGAAGTAAGAGATACCCAGAAAGTCCCTTCAGGGAAACGTAAGCGTGGTGAAACCAAACCAAGAAAAAACTTTCCTTGCCAACTGTGTGACAAGGCCTTTAACAGTGTTGAGAAATTAAAGGTTCACTCATACTCtcacacaggagagaggccctaCAAGTGCACACAACAAGACTGCACCAAGGCCTTTGTTTCTAAGTACAAATTACTAAG GCATATGGCTACTCATTCTCCTGAGAAAACCCACAAGTGTAATTATTGTGAGAAAATGTTTCACCGAAAAGATCACCTAAAGAATCACCTACATACACACAATCCCAACAAAGAGGCCTTTAAGTGTGAAGAATGTGGAAAGAACTACAATACCAAGCTTGGGTTTAAGCGTCACCTGGCTTTGCATGCTGCAACAAGCGGTGACCTCACCTGTAAGGTATGTTTGCAGACATTTGAAAGCACGGGAGTGCTGCTGGAGCACCTAAAAACTCATGCAGGCAAGTCTTCGGGTGGAGTAAAGGAgaaaaagcaccagtgtgaacactGTGATCGTCGGTTCTACACCCGAAAAGATGTCCGTAGACACATGGTAGTGCACACTGGAAGAAAGGACTTCCTCTGTCAGTACTGTGCACAGAGGTTCGGGCGGAAAGATCACCTAACACGCCATATGAAGAAAAGTCACAACCAAGAACTTTTGAAGGTCAAAACAGAGCCAATGGACCTTCTAGATCCCTTTACCTGCAATGTTTCTGTGCCTATAAAGGATGAGCTGCTTCCAGTGATGTCTTTACCTTCCAGTGAGCTGACATCAAAGCCATTTACAAACACTTTGCAATTGAATCTCTACAACACTCAAATTCAGTCCATGCAGAGTTCTGCGTCTGCACACCAAATGGTCACCACATCATTACCCTTGGGAATGCCTTGTCCAATAGATATGGAGTCTGTCCACCCATCTCACCAGCTATCTTTGAAATATCCACTCAGTTCTACCTCATATGCAATTTCTATGTCTGAAAAAGAACAGCCATTGAAAGGGGAAATTGAAAGTTACTTAATGGAGTTGCAAAGTGGTATTCCTTCTTCATCACAGGATTCTCAAGCATCCTCATCTAAATTAGGGTTGGATCCTCAAGTAGGGCCACTAGATGATGGATCTGGGGAGGTTTCCCTTTCTAAAAGCTCTGTTTCCATTAGTGAATCTCTAAATACTCAACCGTTGGACTTTTCTCAGTTGTTCAGCTTCATACCAGTAAATGGCCCTCCTTATAACCCTTCTGTTTCAGTGGGAAATCTTGGAATGAGTTATACACAGGAGGAGGCACATTCTTCAATGGCTCAACTTCCACCACAAACACAGGATCCTCACGATCCTAGCAATAGTATAGGTCTTGGGTCCCTGCACTCATTGTCAGCAGCTTTCGCAAGTAGTCTAAGCACAACCACCACCCTACCACGTTTTCATCAAGCTTTCCAATAG